The genome window CCTGGCAAGCCTGCCTGCCTTGCACCTCTCCTGGCCGGTTTTCTGATCGCCTTGCTTCTAGTGTTCGTTCAATCGACTCCGCTCGGGAGCGAAATCGAGGCCCAGGCGCTGGACGTCTTCTTTCTTCTTCGCGGCGCGCGCCCGGCACCTTCCGAAATCGTCATCGTCGCCATCGACGAGCCCTCCATCCAGGAATTGGGGCTTCCCTGGCCCTGGCCCCGCTCCCTTCATGCAGCGCTGCTGCGCAAGCTGGACAAGGCAGGAGCCCGGCTCGTGGTCATGGACGTGGTCTTCGCGGAAAAGACCGTCCCTGCGCAGGACCAGGCCTTCGAGCAGTCTCTTGCGGAAAACGGGCGGGTGATCCTCGCTTCCACTGTGGACAAGGTCGAGGACCCGGCCTTCAGCAGGATCATGCTTGTGGAACCGCTGGCCGGTTTCAGACAGGCAGCGCTCGGCACGGGCAGCGCGCTCTTCTCTCCGGACCCTGACGGCTCCATCCGCCGCTTCTCCACCCGGATGGCGGGCGTGCCGACCCTGGCGGCAGCCGCGTTCGGCGCCCTGGCGGCTGCGCCCCCCCCAGACATCGACGGCGGCCTGTTGGATCACCTTGGTCCACCCCGCACCATCCGCACCGTATCCTACACCCAGGTGCTGGACGATGCGCACCCCCTGCCCGCACCGCTGCTGCGCAACGCAGTGGTATTCGTGGGGCGCTCGCTGGCCGCCCCGCCAGAACTCGGCGAACAGGCTGACGCGTTCCGCACCCCGTTCAGCCGCACAAACGGAATCCCAACCGCTGGCGTGGAATTGCACGCCACGGCGCTGGCAACGCTGCAATCTGGCAACATCGGCGTCCAGGCTCCGGCATGGGCCAGCGCCGCGGCCGCGTTCTTCCTCCTCCCCCTCGGGGCTCTGCTTCTCTCGCGCCTGTCGCCCCTTTCCGGCGCGCTGGCCAGCCTGGCTGCGGCTGGCGGCGTCCTGGGAGCCTCGTATCTCCTGTTCATCGCGACCTTCACCTGGTTCCCCTCCCTGCTCCTGGGTTCGGGGCTCCTGACGGTAGAAACGGTCCTGCTCCTGGAGGGGTACATGCGCTCCGCCAAGGACAAGCGCCGTATCCGCATGGCCTTCTCCCGTTACGTGTCCCCTGGCGTCGTGGACATGCTGCTGTCCAGGCCCGAACTCCTTGAACCGGGGGGCCAGGAGGTCGAAGCCACGGTATTGTTTTCGGATCTGGCCGGATTCACGTCCTTTTCCGAGCGCATGCAGCCGGAAGAGCTCATGAAAGTCCTGAGCGAATATTTCGCCCCCATGACTGCCGTCATCAAGGAGAACTCCGGTACCCTGG of Fundidesulfovibrio putealis DSM 16056 contains these proteins:
- a CDS encoding adenylate/guanylate cyclase domain-containing protein — protein: MFVQSTPLGSEIEAQALDVFFLLRGARPAPSEIVIVAIDEPSIQELGLPWPWPRSLHAALLRKLDKAGARLVVMDVVFAEKTVPAQDQAFEQSLAENGRVILASTVDKVEDPAFSRIMLVEPLAGFRQAALGTGSALFSPDPDGSIRRFSTRMAGVPTLAAAAFGALAAAPPPDIDGGLLDHLGPPRTIRTVSYTQVLDDAHPLPAPLLRNAVVFVGRSLAAPPELGEQADAFRTPFSRTNGIPTAGVELHATALATLQSGNIGVQAPAWASAAAAFFLLPLGALLLSRLSPLSGALASLAAAGGVLGASYLLFIATFTWFPSLLLGSGLLTVETVLLLEGYMRSAKDKRRIRMAFSRYVSPGVVDMLLSRPELLEPGGQEVEATVLFSDLAGFTSFSERMQPEELMKVLSEYFAPMTAVIKENSGTLDKFIGDAIMAFWGAPLRDEHHAQNACRAALAMGRAMDDLRNRWKDQGYPMLHARIGIHSGKVVAGNVGSREQMNYTCLGDTVNLASRLESVNKYYGTGILLSGETRAQLGPGFITRKVDAIRVKGRARPVEIHELLDLGDSPPPWVALHESGLAAYAARDFTGAADMFASVLDMKPGDGPAALLLRRCRTLLESPPDAQWDAIHVMESK